The sequence CGTGGGGACGGCCGGCGCTGAGCCTCTCCACCACATCCCCTCCAGCCGCGCTCGCAGAGGAAGCAGAGACCGGAGGGACAGGGTCCGTGTGCTGCCCTGGCCCACGCCCGCCGGCCAGCTCCACCCTGGGGCCCCTGCGCGGAGGGCCCCGTGCTGCCCGGGTTTCCGCGGGGCAGGTGAGCTACGGAGAGGTAAGCCCGTCCCTCCCACACAGGCCAGTGTCGGACGCCCGCTAGCCTGCGGGCCCGGGACCCCACGCGCCCCACCTGCTTGGATGAGGCCCTGCGCGATGGCCTCCGCCATGCGGCCCGCGCCCACGAAGCCCACGCGCCTCGGACCGgactccgccgccgccgccatctcGCCACCTCGCCGCGCCCCGCCCGCACCCTCAGCGCCGCCAATGGGCTACACCGCCCTCACCTGCCCTCGTCCATTGGCTGCCGAGACCTCACGCTCCGCCCCCTCCCGCGGGCTCCACGCTCTATCGATCGCTACCAGTTGGTCTCGCCCCTTCGCAGCTCATTGGCGGGAGACATCTAGGACGAGGAGGGGCAGGGCGCGGCGCCGGGCGGGCCGCGGCGCCAGAATACTGTATTGGGCTCTGTTCCGATGGGCGAGATTTCCCAAAGGGCAACTTGAGCTGGTCATTTAAAGGCGAAAGGCAGGAAAGGGTGGGGGCTCCTCTGGTCTTGTCCCAGAGGTGGGTGCCTCAGGCCTGTTCCTCTGGGTGGGAACAGAGTGCCCTTGGAGCCTGCCAGTGGACTTGGGTGTGGAGGACAGGGTTGCCTGGTCAGGGCTTGTGATCAGCTCTTCCCCAAGCCGCAGTGGGTCCGGGTGACAGCATAATATTGACACAGCCAGTGAGATGTGGGAGCAGGGCTCTGCTTTTCTGTTAAAGGAGGTCCTCATGCCAGCCTGGAGTCTGGTTTCTGAGGGCCTCTCAGGGAGCTGCAGGGGAGACCTTCATGAGGCCTAGGTCCCCAGCGGAGACCTGGGCCCTCTTGCTGGTGCTGTGGGAGATGGAGTTCTTGGCCAGGGCCAGGGACCACCTTAGAGACTgagagggggtgggtgggtgtgggtgtgggctGTGCTTGTAATTTTTGATCGACATGGGAAAATAAGGTTGAAGAACTAAGATTGCAGTTTTTACGActgaattttaaagatgttttgttATCTTCTTTAAACTCTACTTTGACACGTTCTAAGCTCTTCAGCAATGAGATCCCTTCATCCCTTCAACGCTGCCCCTTCAGCCTGGGGGCCCTGCTCTGGGCTGGGAACAAAGGCCACACCGCAGTGGAGTGCACAAACGCCTACCCTGCAGACGTGCATTCTGGTTGGAGAGACAGCCCCTCCACGGTAAACGCACCCACCGCATAACCCAAGGGACAAGTCAGGACAAACCGCCACCATTTGTGTCCAGCCACGCATGTCCAGGCCTCTCTGCCCTGCGCTgggcctccttcccccaccccgcacCCCGCTCTCACTTGGCTGATCCAAGCTCCAACTCAGGGaccacccctgcccctctccctgaAAGCCCCCAGGGGCAGACCCTTCACGTTCACAAAGGGCTGGCACCCAGGGGATACAGCGTGAAGGGCCGACCCGACCCAGTCCTGGAGCTCCAcgccctggggggtgggggaggggaggtgtttcCAGAGAAGCAAGCAGGTGGGGTGGGCCTCAGAGAGGAAGAACCCCGTCAGCAGAGACCTAAAAGGTGGGGAGGCGCTGACGTGAGCGGGGCAGGACTGGCCCCTGGAGAGGCCcgtgggcggggggaggggtggtaaCAAACGCAGTGAGGGATCATCATGCCTGGCACAGGGAAGACAGCCCATAGCGCCTGAATGAACAAAGGAAGTAAGAAACGTGGCAGGCGCACCTGGGGCCAGAAGAAAGCTGGGAGTCACTGGTGTGAAGATAGCAAAGGGTACCCCAGGGGAGAGGGGACCCGAGAAGAGGTGGGCCCCGGAGCCAGGGAAGGTGCCTGGGTCCTGGGGGAAGCACACCCAGCACTGACTGGCTAGGCGGGGGCCGGTGGGTCAACCGGTCCAGACGTTCCTGTTGAGGATGGGAGGCCTGTGCCGCTCACCTCCGTGCCCGCCAGGCCCACTCTTGCGTGACACCTGTTGCCGCCCATGGGAGAAGGGCAGGCCAGGCCCCAGCACCCAAGCTGCCACCTGAGGGCTAGGGAGATGAGGGGCCAGGTCTGAACTGGCCAATCGCCACTGCTCTCCTCAGATCCATCTGCGTGCCCGCTCAGCCTGTCCAAATCCAGACCCAGCCTCTTTCCCCAAAGTCCTGGGGATGAGGGGCGGGTAAGCCCGGGGACTGCAGGTTACCCAGGCCTGCACCCGGCTGTGCGTGGAGAGGCTCGGCTCTGGCCGCGGCCAGTGGGGACCGCGGCAGGTGCCTGCCCTTTGTCCCCACCGGCTGACAGTCCACCTTCTCCTGCCACCTGCCCACACCcccacctctctgtgtctccggCCACTGCTGCCCTTCCACCCCAGGGACAGTTGGCCACCGTGACCCAGCAGCTCCTGGGGGCTGGCCAGGCTCAGGAGGcagtgctgggggcgggggagatgGGGGGCTGACACAGAGCTGCCGGGGCCAGGCCTGTGGAAATGCACTTTATTGGCTGCCAGGGATCAGAAGTGTACATGCTCTGCGACTGGCGTCGGGGAGCAGGGTGCCGGGCCTGGCCAGGCCTTGGCTTCCCTGAGGACGGTGCGAACGGTGGCCTCACCGGACAGTTAGCCAGGCCTGCCCCGGCAGGTTCTGAGTGGCCGCCGCTGGGCTCTGCCGGCTGAGCGCCGGGGAGAGGGCGGCACCCGCTGCCGCCGCACATTCACTTCCGGGCCTGCTCGTAGTTGTCAGTGAACCAGGCACAGGTCTCCTGCACGGCTGCAGAGGCGGGCGGGTGAGGCCCAGGGACGTAGGGCAGTCACCCCCGTGTCCTGCCTCCGCGGTGAGGGTGTGGAGGCCAAAGCTGCAGGGCGTCCACCCCCAACTGGCAGTAGGGAagctgaggcctggggaggggcggtGGTGGCCCAACGCCAAGGAGGTGCCAGGCAGTCccgagggatggggtgggagggctcaCCCTGCTTGAAGGGCGTGAACCGGAAGTCGGGCAGGTAGGCCCGCAGCTTGCCGTTACTGGCCGTCTTCTTAAACTGCCCGTCCGACTTGGTTGTATCAAACTAGGCACCTGGTCAAGGGCACAGCAGAAGGGACAGCCCGCCCCCCCACCAGCCTGCCCTTGAACCCTGTCTAGCCTTCCCAGGGGGAGCCTCCAGGAGAGAGCAGCAGACACCCTCACCCCCGGCTGCCAGGGCGAGTGTCATGGGTGCGTCAGACCCACAGCCTCCTGCAGGGAGGCCCACGGTCTCCGGCCTAAAACCAAAGGATACGGTGACCTCCCCATGGAAGTCCATGGCCTCCACCACGGCCTCGGCCACCTCCTGGATGGACACCTCATCCTCCTCACCCACTGTGGGGACCGAGAGGCCAACAGCCAGGTCAGGCCTCCTCTGCCTGGACCCGCTGCCACCCAGTCCCACGGATGTCCCCGCTGCCCTGCTCAGCGGCTCTCAGGACAGACGGGTGTCCTGCCCCACTGCAACGGGGGTGGGGCTGCAGGGCACCCACCTGACAGGATGATGGGCTCCACCTCATCGTACTCCCGCAGGACCCAGATAAAGAGCCGGGCCAGGTCCTGGAAGTCAGACAGCCAGGGTCAAAGGCCACAAGTTATGGCCAAATGGGCCCGGGTCACCTCTCCCAAGTGCGCCTGCTCGGCGGGGTGCAGCCCAGGCTTGGCTGGCGCCCGCGGTACCCCCCTTTGGGCAGTGCTTGGCCAGCTCAGGCCCAAGTCCTTTCTCCTGATGAGCTCAGAGCTGTACCCAGCAACTTCCCTGGGGACAGAAACCTACACGGACCCAGCGAGGACCAGTGACTGCTCCCCTGGGGGCTCAGCCTGGACACCCGGCCCTTCCTAGGCTCCCTCATGCCTCCCCACAGCCAGCACGGCAGCTCCAGGAGACGTTCTGGGGAACAGCTCTGCCCCTCGCGGCACCAACCAGCGAGTAGATGAACTGCCTCCGAGGCCTCCCTGTACCCCACACTGTCAAGGCTGAGCCGCGACCTGCGGGTTGGGGAGGGCAGGTGTCAGAGGGGATGTGCCAGCAccgcccctcctccccgccgTGCCCCAGGGGCCCCATCAGGCAGGCAACCAGCTGGGCAATGGGTGGCAGCCACTCACTCTTGGCCAGGTGCACCTTGTGGATGAGGCCAGGCAGCACGTGGCCGTCCTCGATGCTGAAGTTGTCATGGGGCCCAAAGACGTTGGTGGGGATGACAGCGGTGAAGGTGCAGCCGTGCTGCTGGAAGTAGGCCCTGCGGCGGCACGGCAGCCCCGCTGGCGCTCATCCTCGATCACGGGCGAGCCCCACCCCGGCCGAGGCTGGCGAGGAGGGGAGCCGAGCTCTGGGAGCCCTGCCAGGGCTGCCCCCTGGGCCCACCCACCACGGGGCATCTGGGGCCCCCTTCCCCATTCTTGGCTGGCTTCAGCCTGGCATGCGCGGGAAGAGGACCTGTTCTGCACGTCGATCATCCTCTTGGCATAAGAGTAGCCAAAATTGCTGCTGTGCGGGGGTCCGTTGTGAATCTAGGGGAGCAGAGGAGCCGCTGCttctcagccctgcccccaggccaggccccgccccggccccgcccctcaccaTGGTCTCATCGATAGGGTAGCTGGTCTTGTCTGGGAAGATGCAAGTAGACAGACAGGAGACCACCTTTCGCGCCCCCACCTCGAAGGCCGAGTGCAGCACGTTGTCGTTGATGTGTATGTTTTTCCTctgagggggcaggggaaggggcaagGCAGGTTCAGGCCCCAGGCAGGATCCCAGCCCTTACCTGCTCCTCCAGGGACAGAAGTGCGGACACACCCTGGCAGGCAGTACCTGAGCCAGCTGTTCTACCTGCTCCCAGGACCCACCGTCCAGAAACCCCGGCCCCCTTCCAGCCTGTTAGTCCCACCCCCAGGGCTGTAGGAGGGTCCAGGCCTGCCTAccctgaggctgggggagggcccTGAGGAGGGGGCCACACCCCTAAGCTCAGGGCCGAGCCTGCCCACAGGGGCTGCTGAGGGCTAGGCAGGTGATGTACGAGCCAGGAGCCCAGGGGGCCCAACGTGGCCCCGCGGCAGGGCAGGAAGAAGCAGCCCCTCCACTCCCACACCCCCAGGAGCTCACCCTGCTCTACTGCTCAGTAGCAGTGAAGCCTTGGCTGGCCACACCACTCCTCCGGCCCCTTCCAGGGACTTGAGCTGGCCAGGGCATTTGGGTGGTCTGGGGAGAGGTGGTGGCCAGGCAGCCTGCTGGGAAGGCTGTCACTGAGACGAGGAGGGCCCTGTGGCGACAGGGGCCCCCAGGGAAAATCTGGTCTGAGCTTCTGCCATCCCAGGCCCCATGCAGGGCCAAACCAGGCCAAGGCCAATTTTAGAGATGATGGGGCCAGCCCTCAGAGGCCCagccaggcaggggcagggctgtgggCGAGCCCAGCTCTCCTCCTGCCCCTACCTCACACGTGCAACCCCTCAGGGCACATGCTGCAGACCCAGAGCCCAGCTCACACACCTCTGCACCCATGAGCGCACCGTGGGCCTGGCTCAGTGCAACTGGACCTCCTGGGACCAGGAGGGTCTGAAGGCCCAGGGGGCAGGAACCAGCCGGGGGGCACACGGCAAACACTGGCTTGTCTCAGCTCCTCCAACCCCCAGGTTAGCTCTGAGGCTTTTCCTATTGGGCCAAATGCCCCCAGGCCCACCTGCATGCCCCTCTACCTACAAATCAAGCGTGGGTCACTGGGGGCCCCTCAGGGACTTCCCGGGGCCGGAACACGAGCTTGGGAAGTTGGCCAGGAAGTTCCCAGAATCCGGGGTCCTGGCTCCCAGCGCTCACTGGGGTCCCCCCACTTACCCAGAAGTCCAAATTGTATTTGATATTCCGGAACAGGCCCCCCACCATCGCAGCCAGATGGATGACATGCGTGGGCCGGACTTTTTCAAACAGCGCTCGGGTCTGCGCAGCGTCCCTGAGGGGGAGCCGGGCCATCAGGGGCTGCTTGGAGGCCCAAGGCAACTAGCACCCTGGCTCACAGCACTGGGGGCAGGAGCCAGGCGGGGCCGAAGGCGGGAGGGTCAGGCCCTGGCTGGTATGAGGGTGCGGCCTTACGGGAAGAGACGGGAGGAAGTTTGCCCAGGAGCAAAACTGCACACACCCAGGCCAGGCCAGCCACCTGGCAGGGATGGCCCAGACATGAGGCTACCAGGCCCAGGAACAGGCCTGGCCCAGAGCCCTCTGTCTGGAGAGGGCATGGTGGGGCTGCTCCAGGGATGAGCCCACTCACGTAAGATCAGCATCCTTGGAAGAAACAAACACCCAGTCCTCTCCGGGCAGCCTGGACCCATCTGCTACCACCTTCTGgatggctctgcccaccagcccAGAGCCCCCAGTCACTAGGATCCGCATGGACCCCTGGGGCTCACCCATGTTGGCTGCACCTGCAGGGCCAAATGGTGTGAGGCTGAGGCCATCCTGCTCCCACACAACACAACCCCACTCCCCTGACATGCCCCAGCCTAGGGTCACTGCCCTTAGTACTGGGCCCCACTGCGACTTCCAAGGGCTGGCCTGGGGCAACGGGCACAGTATAAGCCAGCAGGGCAGGGAGACTGCCCACTGGGGACCAGACAGACCCATCTAGCCTGAGTCAtcccctcctctcagccctgTTCCCCCAGGAAGCCCTCTGTCTAGAGTTGCACAGGGGCCCTAGGGCTACCACCCAGCTGGGAGAGCCAGGCTCTACCCTGCAGGCCCAACCCTGACCCCCACTGGGCCAAGAAAGGGAACATTCGGCTCCCCTCTGGCTGACAAGAGGAGAGGCAGCCAGCCTTGGGGCTGGGGGCTCCTGGCCCAGGTCGTTTGGGCCGCTCCCAGCCAAAGTCCATATGCTACAGACGGGGAAGGGGCGGCGCCTGTGTATGCAGGCCGATGCCCACTAGCGGCCAGCTGGTCCCAGCTAGCCTTCGAGAGCCTGGTTCCTTCTGAGCAGGTTGCGCTTCTGGCTAAGAAATGGACAGGCCTCGGGGCGCCGCCACCTCTGAGGACCGTTCCTGGGGGCTGGAAATCTGCTCGGGCCTCTACAGAACGGCTCTGACCCCAATGCAGGGCCCCACGGGCAGCCCGGACCGGAGGGAACGCTGCCCAGAAATCTCGCTGTTCTCGAGAGCGCGCGTAGCGCGGCAGCAGGCCTCGAGGTAGACCCCACCACGGCCGGGCCCCTCTACGTCCCCCAGGCGCTTCCCACGCCCCCGGGTCCCCTTTCTGGCCCCACCTCCGAACCCACCGCATCTTGCAGCTGGGCCCCCTCCCACGCTTCCAGGCCCCTCCTAcgcccccagttcctggcacccCTCAGGGCCTTCTGGCTGTCACGGCGCACCCAAGGCCCAGGCCACGGCTCGCCACACCACGCCCCCCCGGCCCCCAGGGTCCCCTCGTGCCCCGCGCACTCACCTGCGCGTTACCCGACCTGTCCGGAGAGCGGCTTCAGGCGCCGGCTGAGAGTCCTGCCACGAGCTGGGACTAGCTGGAGGGAGCGGAACCAGGTCGGCCCCTCCCGCGGAACTCTGGGAAATGGAGTCCTGGAGGGGCGCCCCGGGCGTTGCTGGGAAGTGGAGTCCGGCACCGCGCAgcagcctgggaaatgtagttctctCCGGCTCCGCCTCCCTTGGGCGGACCCCGACCCGCCCTTAACCCAGCCTGGCGCTGGGCGCGAGCCCCTGCTGGGGAGCGTGTGGgcgtgggagaggaggagaggcggCGCGTCTCCGAAAGCCCGCAAGCTGTGCACCGAGGAGAGGCGGCAGAACCAAACACCATTCTAAAAATGGAGGAGCTGCAACTCCTCAGTGCTTTCCTAGGGAGAACACTGCATTTGTGAGAAACAACTGCAACTCTGTTACTATATTCGGGACACTGAGGGGgcagtatataaaatatactttaataaatacattaaaaagacaaacacgTTTCAGGAGATTATTAAAAGCAGGAGACCACTTAGGGGTCACTGATGTAGTTCAGGTAATGAGGACTCAAAAGTTTACTGACTTAAGCAACATCGAGGTGGTAGAATTAACGGGACTCATGCTTCACTGGCGACGCAAGTTATGGGGAGGAAGTTAGGAATGATGCCTGGTGTGATGGTTGGTGTTAGGTGTCAACTTGGCCAGGCTGTAGCACCCAGTGATTCAATCAAACACAAATCTAGGTGTTGCCAGTGAAGAGATTTTGTAGATGGTAACATCTTCAATCAGGTGACTTTAAGAAAACGAGACTTTCTCCATAATGAGGGTGTCATCCATTCAGCTGAAAAGCCTTAAGGGCAAAACTGAGGTTTCACAGAAGGAGAGGAAATTCTACCTCAAGACTGACTGGAGCATCAGCTCCTGCCTGTGAGTACCAGCCTGCCAGCCTgtcctacagatttcagacttgctaGCCCCACAATCACGTAAATCAATTCCGTGAgataaatctatatctatatctatatgccTGAGTTTCTAACTAGGTCACTGTAAGTACGGTGAGTGGAGTTTTCACCAAGGGAGGTAAAGAgctgaaataaaaacaactgcaaactgaatccagcaaccaTGGCTAAGTGAGATTTATTTCTGCAATGCAagggatggttcaatattcaaatttaaaaaatcaacgtaatatagcacattaaaaggacaaagagggcttccctggtggcgcagtggtgaagagtccgcctgccactgcaggggacacgggttcgagccctggtccgcgaagatcctacatgtcgcggagcaactaatcccgtgcgtcacaactactgagcctgcactctagagcccgtgagccacaactactgagtgcgcgtgccacgactactgaagcccgtgcgcctagagcccgtgctctgcaacaggagaagccaccgcaatgagaagcccgcgcaccacaacgaagagtagcccccgctcaccgcaaccagagaaaagcccgcgtgcagcaacaaaaacccaacgcaggcaaaaaattttaaaataaataataataaaaaaagaaaagaaaacaacgccgtgtaattgtttaaaaaaaagacaaagaaaaaaatacatgatcatctcagctgatgcagataaagcatttgacaaaatctaacaccctttcatgataagaacactcaacaaactaggaatagaagagaacttcctcaacgtaataaagggcatttatgaaaaacccacagctaacatcatactcaatgaatgaaagactgaaagctttccccctaaGGTAAGAAATTAGACAAGAATATCCATTTTTGTCACTTctgttcaacactgtactggaattTCTAGCCAGAGTAactgggcaagaaaaagaaaaggcatccaaattggaaagaagtaaatctatcactattcacagatgacatgagaTATATACACACCTTCTCCTTCAGTGATGGACTGGAGGGGAGGGTCTGATTGCCTTAGCTTCCTCCCGGGTTGACCAGTGGCCACGGGAGGGGGTGCACCCAGACTGAGACCACCACTGTGACTTCCTACAACAGATCCTAGGAAGGGCTGCTGCAAACCAAAGGTGAGGTGCTCTTACAAAACGAAAGGAGGGGATGGATGTGGGATGGGCTGAAACAAGAGATGTTCATTACAATCCACCCCTTGCAAGCCTGATATCCACATAAGCACATTTTCTCAAAAAGCAATTTCAAAACTTCCTCTCAAACCATTCCGACATAATGCAATTATTACACAGCTCTGAAActactccctccccctcccca is a genomic window of Physeter macrocephalus isolate SW-GA unplaced genomic scaffold, ASM283717v5 random_744, whole genome shotgun sequence containing:
- the GFUS gene encoding GDP-L-fucose synthase isoform X2 → MGEPQGSMRILVTGGSGLVGRAIQKVVADGSRLPGEDWVFVSSKDADLTDAAQTRALFEKVRPTHVIHLAAMVGGLFRNIKYNLDFWRKNIHINDNVLHSAFEVGARKVVSCLSTCIFPDKTSYPIDETMIHNGPPHSSNFGYSYAKRMIDVQNRTWPGSLSGSCGSTMRWSPSSCQWVRRMRCPSRRWPRPWWRPWTSMGRSPLIQPSRTGSLRRRPVTASCGPTCPTSGSRPSSRPCRRPVPGSLTTTSRPGSECAAAAGAALSPALSRQSPAAATQNLPGQAWLTVR
- the GFUS gene encoding GDP-L-fucose synthase isoform X1, giving the protein MGEPQGSMRILVTGGSGLVGRAIQKVVADGSRLPGEDWVFVSSKDADLTDAAQTRALFEKVRPTHVIHLAAMVGGLFRNIKYNLDFWRKNIHINDNVLHSAFEVGARKVVSCLSTCIFPDKTSYPIDETMIHNGPPHSSNFGYSYAKRMIDVQNRAYFQQHGCTFTAVIPTNVFGPHDNFSIEDGHVLPGLIHKVHLAKSRGSALTVWGTGRPRRQFIYSLDLARLFIWVLREYDEVEPIILSVGEEDEVSIQEVAEAVVEAMDFHGEVTFDTTKSDGQFKKTASNGKLRAYLPDFRFTPFKQAVQETCAWFTDNYEQARK